One region of Sphingomonas adhaesiva genomic DNA includes:
- a CDS encoding MFS transporter, with protein MTESANRARWVIVAMVFLAIMLNYVDRQILALLKPTLEAEFRWSDQDYANMGTAFQIATAFAFLGTGWFIDRVGLRRGFGIGVGVWSLAGMAHAFAVSVAGFLGARVVLGVAESIGTPAAVKTAATYFNHRDRQIALGIGNTAPNVGAVLTPALIPPLAVAFGWQAAFLLAGGLGLVWVAVWFALRVTPVALDAMEAAPIRWGDILRRRTTLAIAIAKVLSDQVWFFMLLWLPDLFHRLFGLPQGTLGWPIALTYGLAACGALTGGWLPTRLMARGWSVNRARKTTMLIYALLVTPVPLVLSVESPWAAALLLGLGLFAHQGFSTNVFGVATDVTPARAVGSTIGIAAFCGNLCSIGMIQFQAWALGHGLGYTPALVICATSYLLALLAVHLLIPRIVAVESDGSAPLVVGH; from the coding sequence ATGACGGAAAGCGCAAACCGCGCACGTTGGGTGATCGTGGCGATGGTCTTCCTCGCGATCATGCTGAATTATGTCGATCGCCAGATCCTGGCGCTGCTGAAGCCGACGCTGGAGGCCGAATTCCGCTGGTCGGACCAGGATTACGCCAACATGGGCACCGCGTTCCAGATCGCGACCGCGTTTGCGTTCCTGGGCACGGGCTGGTTCATCGATCGCGTCGGCCTGCGCCGCGGGTTCGGGATCGGGGTGGGCGTCTGGAGCCTCGCCGGCATGGCCCATGCCTTCGCGGTCAGCGTTGCCGGATTCCTGGGCGCGCGCGTCGTGCTGGGCGTGGCCGAATCGATCGGCACGCCCGCCGCGGTGAAGACCGCCGCGACCTATTTCAACCACCGCGACCGGCAGATCGCACTCGGCATCGGCAATACCGCGCCCAATGTCGGCGCGGTGCTGACCCCGGCGCTGATCCCGCCGCTGGCGGTGGCCTTCGGCTGGCAGGCGGCGTTCCTGCTCGCGGGCGGGCTGGGGCTCGTCTGGGTCGCGGTGTGGTTCGCGCTGCGCGTGACGCCGGTCGCCCTCGACGCGATGGAGGCCGCCCCGATCCGCTGGGGCGACATCCTGCGCCGCCGCACCACGCTCGCCATCGCGATCGCGAAGGTCCTGTCGGATCAGGTGTGGTTCTTCATGCTGCTGTGGCTGCCGGACCTGTTCCATCGCCTGTTCGGGCTGCCGCAGGGGACGCTGGGCTGGCCGATCGCGCTGACCTATGGCCTCGCCGCGTGCGGCGCGCTGACCGGCGGATGGCTGCCGACGCGGCTGATGGCGCGGGGGTGGAGCGTCAACCGCGCGCGCAAGACGACGATGCTGATCTACGCGCTGCTCGTCACCCCGGTGCCGCTGGTGCTGTCGGTCGAGAGCCCGTGGGCGGCCGCGTTGCTGCTGGGCCTAGGGCTGTTCGCGCATCAGGGCTTCTCCACCAACGTGTTCGGCGTGGCGACCGACGTGACCCCGGCGCGCGCGGTCGGCTCGACGATCGGGATCGCGGCCTTCTGCGGCAATCTGTGTTCGATCGGGATGATCCAGTTCCAGGCGTGGGCGCTGGGGCACGGCCTCGGCTACACGCCCGCGCTGGTGATCTGCGCGACGTCGTACCTGCTGGCACTGCTGGCGGTCCACCTGCTGATCCCGCGTATCGTCGCGGTGGAAAGCGACGGCAGCGCGCCGCTGGTAGTGGGGCACTGA
- a CDS encoding YeiH family protein yields MAADLYGDLTPLPHATWRDHVPGLVVVAAGTLSAAFISDHYGAPLTLMALLIGLALNFLSADKRLATGTAFASRALLRWGIVLVGVRVTFGQIWALGPVALLSVLAIVALTIGAGVLIARRLGFSDAFGTLAGGAVAICGASAALALATTLGERRANQAQLTLVLVGISALSATAMVTYPFVAHWLHMSDLKAGFLLGASIHDVAQALGAGYSYSDGAGQIAAIVKLTRVALLAPVLAVVALFLPRGEAGKGQGLPWFVVGFFVLAGVNSTGIIPAIVTNAAQTAATALLAAAVTATAIRSPLPQLLEAGVRPIMVIAGATVVAFALSLAAAVFLVG; encoded by the coding sequence ATGGCGGCGGATCTCTACGGCGACCTGACGCCGCTGCCGCACGCGACGTGGCGCGACCATGTCCCCGGGCTGGTCGTGGTGGCGGCGGGTACGCTGTCGGCGGCGTTCATCTCCGACCATTACGGCGCGCCGCTGACGCTCATGGCGCTGCTGATCGGGCTGGCGCTCAACTTCCTCTCCGCCGACAAGAGGCTGGCGACGGGGACGGCCTTCGCCAGCCGCGCGCTGCTGCGCTGGGGGATCGTGCTGGTCGGGGTGCGCGTCACCTTCGGGCAGATCTGGGCGCTGGGGCCGGTGGCGCTGCTGTCGGTGCTCGCGATCGTGGCGCTGACGATCGGCGCGGGCGTGCTGATCGCGCGACGGCTGGGGTTCAGCGACGCGTTCGGGACGCTGGCGGGGGGCGCGGTCGCGATCTGCGGGGCGAGTGCGGCGCTGGCACTGGCGACGACGCTGGGCGAGCGGCGCGCGAACCAGGCGCAGCTGACGCTGGTGCTGGTCGGCATCTCCGCCCTGTCCGCCACCGCGATGGTGACCTATCCCTTCGTCGCGCACTGGCTGCACATGAGCGACCTGAAGGCGGGGTTCCTGCTGGGGGCGTCGATCCACGACGTCGCGCAGGCGCTGGGTGCAGGCTATTCCTATTCGGACGGCGCAGGCCAGATCGCCGCGATCGTCAAGCTGACGCGGGTCGCGCTGCTGGCCCCCGTGCTGGCGGTGGTGGCGCTGTTCCTGCCGCGCGGCGAGGCGGGGAAGGGGCAGGGGCTGCCGTGGTTCGTCGTCGGCTTCTTCGTGCTGGCGGGGGTCAATTCCACCGGCATCATCCCGGCGATCGTGACGAACGCGGCGCAGACCGCGGCGACCGCGCTGCTGGCGGCGGCGGTGACGGCGACCGCGATCCGCTCTCCGTTGCCGCAACTGCTCGAAGCGGGGGTGCGGCCGATCATGGTGATCGCGGGGGCGACGGTGGTGGCGTTCGCGCTGTCGCTGGCGGCGGCGGTGTTCCTGGTGGGGTGA
- a CDS encoding LacI family DNA-binding transcriptional regulator, with amino-acid sequence MDEPPATPRRATIRHVSQRAGVSIKTVSRVLNNERYVGAETRARVQDAVAALNFRPNLAARSLAGRRSFQIALVCDNPSPNYVYAMQTGIRDRCEADGVRMIAQPYDRASQRLVEEVEALIDASRPDGVVLTPPASDDAAVLDLLARREVRIVRVSPGTHAQTSASVSIDNQTAAREMTAHLLALGHRRIGHVAGHPDYATSAQRRAGYEAALTAAGVALDPALVRTGFYDFPSGAAAAESLLDLPDAPTAIFAASDDMAAGALAAAHRRGVAIPHDLSVAGFGDDPLAGYVWPALTTMRQPVRDLAWHAADLLLAPEDTHEQRRLEHVLVLRDSTATPREPR; translated from the coding sequence ATGGACGAACCGCCCGCCACCCCGCGCCGCGCGACGATCCGGCACGTGTCGCAGCGTGCGGGCGTCTCGATCAAGACGGTCAGCCGCGTGCTCAACAACGAACGCTACGTCGGCGCCGAAACCCGCGCGCGGGTGCAGGATGCGGTCGCGGCGCTCAACTTCCGCCCCAACCTCGCCGCCCGGTCGCTGGCGGGGCGGCGCAGCTTCCAGATCGCGCTGGTGTGCGACAATCCCAGCCCCAATTACGTCTATGCGATGCAGACCGGCATCCGCGACCGCTGCGAGGCCGACGGCGTGCGGATGATCGCGCAGCCCTACGACCGCGCGTCGCAACGACTGGTCGAGGAGGTCGAGGCGCTGATCGACGCCAGCCGGCCCGACGGCGTCGTGCTGACCCCGCCCGCCAGCGACGACGCGGCGGTGCTGGACCTGCTCGCCCGGCGCGAGGTGCGGATCGTGCGCGTCTCCCCCGGCACGCACGCGCAAACCAGCGCCTCGGTATCGATCGACAACCAGACCGCCGCGCGCGAGATGACCGCGCATCTGCTCGCGCTGGGGCACCGCCGCATCGGCCATGTCGCCGGCCATCCCGATTACGCCACCAGCGCGCAGCGTCGCGCGGGCTATGAGGCGGCGCTGACGGCGGCGGGCGTCGCGCTCGACCCCGCGCTGGTGCGGACCGGCTTCTACGACTTCCCCAGCGGCGCGGCGGCGGCGGAATCGCTGCTCGACCTGCCGGACGCGCCGACCGCGATCTTCGCCGCGTCGGACGACATGGCCGCGGGCGCGCTGGCGGCGGCGCATCGCCGCGGCGTCGCGATCCCGCACGATCTGTCGGTGGCGGGGTTCGGCGACGATCCGCTGGCGGGTTACGTCTGGCCCGCGCTCACCACGATGCGCCAGCCGGTCCGCGACCTGGCCTGGCATGCCGCCGACCTGCTGCTCGCCCCCGAGGACACGCACGAGCAGCGTCGGCTGGAGCATGTGCTGGTGCTGCGCGATTCGACGGCGACGCCGCGCGAGCCACGCTGA
- a CDS encoding TetR/AcrR family transcriptional regulator, with translation MIGETSKIVGTAIRDACTSPRNRDGKVNARRMKVVQAARELFIEHGFHATGIARIAQASGVLVGQIYRDFANKEAIVAALVVEDLDRCLRPNELCAAGGSGDRDAIRAWLRNYLAGSEVTDVRLVMEIMAESARNDRIKEVFRSVDSLMRAQLTAALSALAPPGAAPERVACLTDAVRIMGGGSFHHWLSEGKGPAAPVVDMLMDLIEREIAALAES, from the coding sequence ATGATCGGCGAGACGTCGAAGATAGTGGGGACAGCGATCCGGGACGCATGCACCTCGCCCCGGAACCGGGACGGCAAAGTCAACGCACGACGCATGAAAGTGGTTCAGGCGGCACGGGAACTTTTTATCGAACACGGGTTCCACGCCACCGGCATCGCACGGATCGCACAGGCGTCGGGGGTGCTGGTCGGGCAGATCTACCGCGATTTCGCCAATAAGGAGGCGATCGTCGCCGCGCTGGTGGTGGAGGATCTCGACCGCTGCCTGCGGCCGAACGAACTGTGCGCGGCGGGCGGGTCGGGCGATCGCGACGCGATTCGCGCATGGCTGCGCAATTATCTGGCGGGTTCCGAGGTCACCGACGTGCGGCTGGTGATGGAGATCATGGCCGAAAGCGCGCGCAACGACCGTATCAAGGAGGTGTTTCGCAGCGTCGATTCGCTGATGCGCGCGCAATTGACGGCGGCGCTGTCCGCGCTGGCGCCGCCGGGGGCCGCGCCGGAGCGGGTCGCCTGCCTCACCGATGCGGTGCGGATCATGGGGGGCGGCAGCTTCCACCACTGGCTGTCCGAGGGGAAGGGCCCCGCCGCACCCGTGGTCGACATGCTGATGGACCTGATCGAGCGTGAAATCGCCGCGCTCGCCGAATCGTAG
- a CDS encoding efflux RND transporter periplasmic adaptor subunit: MPNKGFALSALLLLPLAACGGKQDAQQQQPAGPPQVGVVTVATQPVTLTTTLPGRTTAYEMSEVRPQVSGLITARLFTEGDSVRKGQALYRIDPQPYVTQVANARAALARARAAISSTSALQRRYGELVKINAISRQDYDNAITQAQQAQADVAAQSAALRSAQIDLARTTVRAPISGRIGRSVATTGALATASQTDPLTTISRLDPIYVDVPQSSADLLRLRQQIAAGDLSRGGGAARVRLRLEDGSVYPVEGTLQFADVSVDPATGTQTIRALFPNPRGLLLPGMYVRAELVEGTQSDGILVPQRAVSRDEKGRATAMIVGADGKVQPRQLTTSRTIGDNWLVTAGLRPGDKVIVEGGMMLRPGMAVKAMPWSPNARQAQQPGQPQQQPSAAPAK, from the coding sequence ATGCCGAACAAGGGGTTTGCGCTCTCCGCGCTGCTGTTGCTGCCGCTCGCCGCCTGCGGGGGGAAGCAGGATGCGCAACAGCAACAGCCGGCGGGTCCGCCGCAGGTGGGCGTGGTCACGGTCGCGACTCAGCCGGTGACGCTGACGACGACGCTGCCGGGCCGCACCACCGCCTACGAAATGTCGGAGGTGCGCCCGCAGGTCAGCGGCCTCATCACCGCGCGGCTGTTCACGGAGGGCGATTCGGTGCGCAAGGGGCAGGCGCTCTATCGCATCGATCCGCAGCCCTATGTGACGCAGGTCGCCAATGCGCGCGCGGCGCTGGCCCGCGCGCGTGCCGCCATCTCCTCGACCTCCGCGCTCCAGCGCCGCTACGGCGAACTGGTGAAGATCAACGCGATCTCGCGGCAGGACTACGACAATGCGATCACCCAGGCGCAGCAGGCGCAGGCCGATGTCGCGGCGCAGTCCGCCGCGCTGCGCAGCGCGCAGATCGACCTGGCGCGCACCACCGTCCGCGCGCCGATCTCGGGCCGGATCGGGCGCTCGGTCGCGACCACCGGGGCGCTCGCGACCGCATCGCAGACCGACCCGCTGACCACGATCAGCCGCCTCGACCCGATCTATGTCGACGTGCCGCAGTCGAGTGCGGACCTGCTCAGGCTGCGCCAGCAGATCGCCGCCGGCGACCTGTCGCGCGGCGGCGGGGCGGCGCGCGTCCGGCTGCGGCTGGAGGACGGCTCGGTCTATCCGGTCGAGGGCACGTTGCAGTTCGCCGATGTCAGCGTCGATCCCGCGACGGGTACGCAGACGATCCGCGCGCTCTTTCCCAATCCGCGCGGGCTGCTGCTGCCGGGCATGTACGTCCGCGCCGAGCTGGTCGAGGGAACGCAGAGCGACGGCATCCTGGTGCCGCAGCGCGCGGTGTCGCGCGACGAGAAGGGACGCGCCACCGCCATGATCGTCGGTGCCGACGGCAAGGTGCAGCCGCGCCAGCTGACGACGTCGCGCACGATCGGCGACAATTGGCTGGTCACCGCCGGGCTGAGGCCGGGCGACAAGGTGATCGTGGAGGGCGGCATGATGCTGCGCCCCGGCATGGCGGTGAAGGCCATGCCGTGGTCGCCGAACGCCCGGCAGGCCCAGCAGCCCGGCCAACCGCAACAGCAGCCGTCCGCGGCGCCAGCGAAGTAA
- a CDS encoding efflux RND transporter permease subunit, with the protein MSRFFIDRPIFAWVIAIVLMLAGGIAIRSLPIAQFPQIAPPAVSITATYPGADAETLERTTTQVIEQQLKGIDNLRYFSSSSSSAGLVTITLTFEQGTDPDIAQVQVQNKLQAATPLLPQEVQQQGLQVQKSTANFLLVVGLYSQDGSHSANDLADMIVSRMQDPISRVSGVGEIQTFGSQYAMRIWVDPLKLNSYQLTIADVQGAVQAQNAQVSAGQIGAQPAPKEQMLNATVSVQSRLQTPEQFAAIRLKSGADGAIVRLGDVARIELGAENYGFDSRYNGKPAAGFGVKLAPGANALSTVELVKAQTAELAKQLPSDVKVVYPYDTTPFVRLSVEQVVHTLIEAVVLVFLVMFLFLQNWRATLIPTIAVPVVLLGTFAVMAIAGYSINTLTLFGMVLAIGLLVDDAIVVVENVERLIVTEHLSPKEAARKSMDEISSALIGIGLVLSAVFLPMAFFGGSTGVIYRQFSITIVSAMVLSVLVALILTPALCATILKPHDPAKKEGNGPLARFFRWFNEKFDNGQRRYEAGVKRTARSWKRSLLVYALIVAGVAVLFVRLPSGFLPDEDQGTVIALVQGPSGATSARTDKGLNLVLDHFLGAEKANVDGVFTINGFSFAGQGQNTGLAFIALKDWGDRSGAQNKAQAIAGRAMGAFSQYKDGMIFALVPPAVQELGNATGFDVQLVDTGGIGHERLMQARNMMLGMAAQDKTLAQVRPLSLDDAPQLKVDVDQDKARALGLDLSQVNSTLAAAWGGAYINDFIDRGRVKRVYVQADQPFRVKPEDIGSFFVRGTNGGMVPYTAFSTLEWANAPVQLTRYNGQPAMQIQGSPAPGQSTGAAMDALEAIHAKLPPGTTLEWTGLSYEERLSGGQAPALYALSLLIVFLCLAALYESWSVPISVLLVVPLGVLGALLAAAITGLNNDIYLQVGLITTIGVSAKNAILIVEFAEERIAEGMSAFDAAVEAAKLRLRPILMTSLAFMFGVLPLAVSTGAGAGGQNAIGRAVVGGMFTATVLAIFLVPMFLVVVLRLFGQHEKEPARDEHAGGDHQPAHEGA; encoded by the coding sequence ATGTCACGCTTTTTCATCGATCGGCCCATCTTCGCATGGGTCATCGCGATCGTGCTCATGCTCGCGGGCGGGATCGCGATCCGCAGCCTGCCGATCGCGCAATTCCCGCAGATCGCGCCGCCCGCGGTGTCGATCACCGCCACCTATCCCGGCGCCGATGCCGAGACGCTGGAACGCACGACCACGCAGGTGATCGAGCAGCAGCTGAAGGGCATCGACAACCTGCGCTACTTCTCGTCCTCGTCCTCGTCCGCGGGGCTGGTGACGATCACGCTGACGTTCGAACAGGGCACCGACCCCGACATCGCGCAGGTTCAGGTCCAGAACAAGCTGCAGGCGGCGACCCCGCTGCTGCCGCAGGAAGTGCAGCAGCAGGGGCTGCAGGTCCAGAAATCCACCGCGAATTTCCTTCTGGTCGTCGGCCTCTATTCGCAGGACGGGTCGCATAGCGCCAACGACCTCGCCGACATGATCGTGTCGCGGATGCAGGACCCGATCAGCCGGGTGAGCGGCGTGGGCGAGATCCAGACCTTCGGCTCGCAATATGCGATGCGCATCTGGGTCGATCCGCTGAAGCTCAACAGCTACCAGCTGACCATCGCCGACGTGCAGGGCGCGGTGCAGGCGCAGAACGCGCAGGTCTCCGCCGGGCAGATCGGCGCGCAGCCGGCCCCCAAGGAGCAGATGCTCAACGCGACCGTCTCGGTCCAGTCGCGGCTCCAGACGCCGGAGCAGTTCGCCGCGATCCGGCTGAAGAGCGGGGCGGACGGCGCGATCGTGCGGCTGGGCGACGTCGCGCGGATCGAGCTGGGCGCGGAGAATTACGGCTTCGACAGCCGCTACAACGGCAAGCCCGCGGCGGGCTTCGGCGTGAAGCTGGCACCGGGTGCCAATGCGCTGTCGACGGTCGAACTGGTGAAGGCGCAGACCGCCGAGCTCGCCAAGCAGCTGCCGAGCGACGTCAAGGTCGTCTATCCCTATGACACCACGCCGTTCGTGCGGCTGTCGGTGGAGCAGGTGGTCCACACGCTGATCGAGGCGGTCGTCCTCGTCTTCCTCGTGATGTTCCTGTTCCTCCAGAACTGGCGCGCGACGCTCATCCCGACGATCGCGGTCCCGGTCGTGCTGCTGGGCACCTTCGCGGTGATGGCGATCGCGGGCTATTCGATCAACACGCTGACGCTGTTCGGCATGGTGCTGGCGATCGGCCTGCTGGTCGACGACGCGATCGTCGTGGTCGAGAACGTCGAGCGCCTGATCGTCACCGAGCATCTGAGCCCCAAGGAAGCCGCGCGAAAGTCGATGGACGAGATCAGCAGCGCGCTGATCGGCATCGGTCTGGTGCTGTCCGCGGTGTTCCTGCCGATGGCGTTCTTCGGCGGGTCGACCGGGGTCATCTACCGTCAGTTCTCGATCACGATCGTCTCGGCGATGGTGCTGTCGGTCCTGGTCGCGCTGATCCTGACGCCGGCCCTGTGCGCCACGATCCTGAAGCCGCACGACCCGGCCAAGAAGGAGGGCAACGGCCCGCTCGCGCGCTTCTTCCGCTGGTTCAACGAGAAGTTCGACAACGGCCAGCGCCGCTACGAGGCGGGCGTGAAGCGCACCGCGCGCAGCTGGAAGCGGTCGCTCCTGGTCTATGCGCTGATCGTCGCGGGCGTCGCGGTGCTGTTCGTCCGGCTCCCCTCGGGCTTCCTGCCCGACGAGGATCAGGGCACCGTCATCGCGCTGGTGCAGGGGCCCTCGGGCGCCACCTCGGCGCGGACCGACAAGGGGCTGAACCTCGTCCTCGATCACTTCCTGGGCGCGGAGAAGGCGAACGTCGACGGCGTGTTCACGATCAACGGCTTCAGCTTCGCCGGACAGGGGCAGAATACGGGCCTCGCCTTCATCGCGCTGAAGGACTGGGGGGATCGCTCGGGCGCGCAGAACAAGGCGCAGGCGATCGCGGGCCGCGCGATGGGGGCGTTCAGCCAGTACAAGGACGGCATGATCTTCGCGCTGGTGCCGCCTGCGGTGCAGGAACTGGGCAACGCCACCGGGTTCGACGTCCAGCTGGTCGATACCGGCGGCATCGGGCACGAGCGGCTGATGCAGGCGCGCAACATGATGCTGGGCATGGCCGCGCAGGACAAGACGCTGGCGCAGGTCCGCCCGCTGAGCCTCGACGACGCGCCGCAGCTGAAGGTCGACGTCGACCAGGACAAGGCGCGCGCGCTGGGCCTCGACCTGTCGCAGGTCAACAGCACGCTCGCGGCGGCCTGGGGCGGGGCGTATATCAACGACTTCATCGACCGCGGTCGCGTGAAGCGCGTCTATGTCCAGGCCGATCAGCCGTTCCGCGTGAAGCCGGAGGACATCGGCTCCTTCTTCGTGCGCGGCACGAACGGCGGGATGGTGCCCTATACCGCCTTCTCGACGCTGGAATGGGCCAATGCCCCGGTTCAGCTCACGCGCTACAACGGCCAGCCCGCGATGCAGATCCAGGGCAGCCCCGCGCCGGGGCAGAGCACCGGCGCGGCGATGGACGCCCTGGAGGCGATCCATGCCAAGCTGCCGCCGGGGACGACGCTGGAATGGACCGGCCTGTCCTATGAGGAACGGCTGTCGGGGGGGCAGGCGCCCGCACTCTACGCGCTGTCGCTGCTGATCGTGTTCCTGTGCCTTGCCGCGCTGTACGAAAGCTGGTCGGTGCCGATCTCGGTCCTGCTGGTGGTGCCGCTGGGCGTGCTGGGCGCGCTGCTGGCGGCGGCGATCACCGGGCTGAACAACGACATCTACCTCCAGGTCGGGCTCATCACCACGATCGGCGTGTCGGCCAAGAACGCGATCCTGATCGTCGAATTCGCCGAGGAGCGTATCGCCGAGGGGATGAGCGCGTTCGATGCGGCGGTGGAGGCGGCGAAGCTCAGGCTGCGCCCGATCCTGATGACCAGCCTCGCCTTCATGTTCGGCGTGCTGCCGCTGGCGGTTTCGACCGGCGCGGGCGCCGGCGGGCAGAATGCGATCGGGCGTGCGGTGGTGGGCGGCATGTTCACCGCGACCGTGCTCGCGATCTTCCTGGTGCCGATGTTCCTCGTCGTCGTGCTGCGGCTGTTCGGGCAGCACGAGAAGGAGCCTGCCCGCGACGAGCACGCCGGCGGCGACCATCAACCGGCTCATGAAGGGGCCTGA
- a CDS encoding efflux transporter outer membrane subunit: MKGPDVTKRISTLALLALSTALAGCNLAPKYERPTGAVPVALPSGGVYPAAASDAADVSRIGWRDFFLDDRLRQVIDTGLANNRDLRVAAANVLQARAQYRVTRADLVPNTTLSGSATFTNNLFGAAGAQGGAAGGGTGGSAGGGAGTGGNAGGGGVGAGVGAGVGATSSNIEFYSVNAGFSAFELDLFGRVRNQNRAALESYFASEEAQRAARISLIAEIASAWLTLASDQEQLRLARETLKAFAETQRLTSAQFRIGVASELEARQAETNYQSARNDIAALTAQIARDQNALNLLAGTTVPAEQLPTGLAVETVTRDALPAGISSDVLLRRPDVLQAEHQLIAQNANIGAARAAMFPTISLTATLGTISTALSGLFGGGSFTYTGSPSIGLPLFDGGRRQGNLDYARASQQAAVATYEKTIQTAFREVADALAQRGTIGEQVSAQTARANAAQVAARLSDARYRAGVDSFLVSLDAQRTAYAAQQQLVTTRLTRASNLVELYRSLGGGLD; encoded by the coding sequence ATGAAGGGGCCTGACGTGACCAAGCGTATCTCCACCCTGGCGCTGCTGGCGCTGTCCACCGCGCTCGCCGGGTGCAATCTGGCACCGAAATACGAGCGGCCGACCGGCGCCGTCCCGGTGGCGCTCCCCTCGGGCGGGGTGTACCCGGCCGCGGCCAGCGACGCGGCCGACGTCAGCCGGATCGGCTGGCGCGACTTCTTCCTCGACGACCGGCTGCGGCAGGTGATCGACACCGGGCTCGCCAACAACCGCGACCTGCGGGTGGCGGCGGCGAACGTGCTCCAGGCGCGCGCGCAATACCGCGTGACCCGCGCCGATCTGGTGCCGAATACCACGCTCAGCGGCTCGGCCACCTTCACCAACAACCTGTTCGGTGCGGCGGGGGCGCAGGGCGGGGCGGCGGGCGGCGGTACCGGCGGCAGCGCCGGCGGCGGCGCGGGGACGGGCGGCAATGCCGGCGGCGGCGGGGTCGGTGCCGGGGTGGGTGCCGGTGTGGGCGCCACCTCGTCCAACATCGAATTCTATTCGGTCAACGCCGGTTTCTCCGCGTTCGAGCTCGACCTGTTCGGGCGCGTCCGCAACCAGAACCGCGCCGCGCTGGAGAGCTATTTCGCGTCCGAGGAAGCGCAGCGCGCCGCGCGGATCAGCCTGATCGCGGAGATCGCCAGCGCCTGGCTGACCCTGGCGTCGGACCAGGAGCAGCTGCGCCTGGCGCGCGAGACGCTGAAGGCGTTCGCCGAGACGCAGCGGCTGACCAGCGCGCAATTCCGCATCGGGGTCGCCTCCGAGCTGGAGGCGCGGCAGGCGGAGACCAACTATCAGTCGGCGCGCAACGACATCGCCGCGCTGACCGCGCAGATCGCGCGCGACCAGAATGCGCTGAACCTGCTGGCCGGGACCACCGTCCCCGCGGAGCAATTGCCGACCGGGCTGGCGGTGGAGACGGTGACGCGCGACGCGCTGCCCGCGGGCATCTCGTCCGACGTGCTGCTGCGCCGCCCGGACGTGCTCCAGGCGGAGCATCAGCTGATCGCACAGAACGCCAATATCGGCGCGGCGCGCGCGGCGATGTTTCCGACCATCTCGCTCACCGCGACGCTGGGGACGATCTCGACCGCGCTGTCGGGGCTCTTCGGCGGGGGCAGCTTCACCTACACCGGATCGCCGTCGATCGGGCTGCCGCTGTTCGACGGCGGGCGGCGGCAGGGCAATCTCGACTATGCCCGCGCGTCGCAGCAGGCGGCGGTCGCCACCTATGAGAAGACGATCCAGACCGCCTTCCGCGAGGTGGCGGATGCGCTGGCGCAGCGCGGCACGATCGGCGAGCAGGTGTCGGCGCAGACCGCGCGTGCCAATGCGGCACAGGTGGCGGCGCGGCTGTCGGACGCGCGCTACCGCGCCGGGGTCGATTCGTTCCTCGTCTCGCTCGATGCGCAGCGCACCGCCTATGCCGCGCAGCAGCAGCTGGTGACGACCCGCCTGACGCGGGCGAGCAACCTGGTGGAGCTGTACCGTTCGCTGGGGGGCGGGCTCGACTGA